A genomic segment from Roseofilum casamattae BLCC-M143 encodes:
- a CDS encoding vWA domain-containing protein, translating into MTISVSKNQQLPGNIVAPEFGEVNVRNTGAALEVNFTILMEPQGEAAEGWTTGVAIDASASMKSAYGRKLEGKVPANIMAQYQKKGWIESRLEDGNPVTSFQKQAYQDAINKGYFRPSPNVIQPLAREFTAYLASHLDAKGGTSLIYWACDRGSELEVIGDFTEAECLLLKINGPSHTTLGEGTKITPAVKYFVDRFVQAKRGMYIFITDGRIDDMEEIRQYTLQLTEEIAIGKRNSIKCVLIGVGDQIEVSQLAELDDLETGNGIDIWDHKIAEEMQGLIEIFAEVVNENQIVAPTGAIYDDRGNLVKKYTDGLPAKLSLSLPPNCQWFELEAYGNRIRQTLVIPQKPGTSP; encoded by the coding sequence ATGACCATTTCTGTCTCGAAAAATCAACAACTTCCCGGTAATATTGTCGCGCCAGAATTTGGGGAAGTGAATGTTCGCAATACCGGTGCTGCTTTAGAGGTTAATTTTACCATTCTGATGGAACCTCAAGGGGAAGCAGCAGAAGGCTGGACGACTGGCGTCGCGATCGATGCCAGTGCTTCGATGAAAAGTGCCTACGGGCGAAAGTTGGAAGGAAAAGTTCCGGCAAATATCATGGCACAGTACCAAAAAAAAGGTTGGATTGAATCTCGTTTGGAAGATGGCAACCCGGTAACTTCCTTCCAAAAACAAGCCTACCAAGATGCGATTAACAAAGGCTATTTTCGTCCCAGTCCGAACGTTATTCAACCCCTCGCGCGGGAGTTTACTGCCTATCTCGCCAGTCATTTAGATGCCAAAGGCGGAACCAGCTTAATTTATTGGGCTTGCGATCGCGGCTCGGAATTAGAAGTTATCGGCGATTTCACGGAAGCTGAATGTCTCCTTCTGAAGATTAATGGCCCCTCCCATACCACCCTGGGAGAAGGCACGAAGATTACTCCAGCGGTGAAATACTTTGTCGATCGCTTTGTCCAGGCCAAGCGCGGTATGTATATTTTTATCACCGACGGGCGCATTGACGATATGGAGGAAATCAGACAATATACCTTGCAATTAACTGAAGAGATTGCTATTGGAAAACGGAATAGTATCAAATGCGTTCTCATTGGCGTTGGCGACCAAATCGAAGTCTCGCAACTGGCAGAATTAGATGACTTAGAAACCGGGAATGGCATCGATATTTGGGATCATAAAATTGCCGAAGAAATGCAAGGACTGATCGAAATCTTTGCCGAAGTGGTCAACGAAAATCAGATTGTTGCTCCGACAGGCGCAATTTATGACGATCGCGGCAACCTTGTAAAAAAATACACTGACGGACTCCCGGCCAAACTCTCCCTCTCGCTCCCTCCCAACTGCCAATGGTTTGAACTCGAAGCCTATGGCAACCGCATTCGGCAAACCCTCGTTATTCCCCAGAAACCGGGTACATCACCATGA
- a CDS encoding vWA domain-containing protein yields the protein MSSRRLPVYLVLDCSGSMSGDPIEAVNQGVKALVNELKTEPYAIETAYLSVITFSSTANQVIPLTELLQFQEPKLRSGGSTSLGAALKLLSQCCDREVQKASDTQKGDWKPLVFLMTDGMPTDSWEKAAQELKKKKPANIIACAAGANADESLLKKITESVVKLQSLQPDDLKAFFQWVTQSIKQTSQSVAQVMADEQPINLPPPPPTIQIIP from the coding sequence ATGTCCTCTCGCCGTTTACCCGTATATTTAGTCTTAGATTGTTCCGGTTCCATGTCTGGCGACCCCATCGAAGCCGTAAACCAAGGCGTAAAAGCCTTAGTCAACGAACTCAAGACCGAACCTTATGCCATTGAAACCGCATATTTATCCGTCATTACCTTTAGCAGCACTGCCAACCAAGTCATTCCGCTCACCGAGTTATTGCAATTTCAAGAACCCAAATTGCGATCGGGTGGAAGCACCTCTCTCGGTGCGGCACTCAAGCTATTAAGTCAATGTTGCGATCGCGAAGTGCAAAAAGCCAGCGATACCCAAAAAGGAGATTGGAAACCCTTAGTTTTTCTGATGACGGATGGAATGCCAACAGATAGTTGGGAAAAGGCAGCGCAAGAGTTGAAAAAGAAAAAGCCAGCTAATATTATTGCTTGTGCTGCGGGAGCTAATGCTGATGAATCTCTGCTGAAAAAGATTACTGAAAGTGTGGTGAAATTGCAAAGCTTGCAACCGGACGATCTGAAAGCCTTTTTCCAATGGGTAACCCAGTCGATTAAACAAACCTCGCAAAGCGTGGCGCAAGTAATGGCAGACGAGCAACCGATTAATTTGCCCCCACCTCCTCCAACGATTCAAATTATTCCTTAA
- a CDS encoding PP2C family serine/threonine-protein phosphatase, translated as MPQLDENLEKLVQAVCWKLYLEENHEDLQETWDRALKGDRDRLHKVIEQLSYVFAEFLKYKFNLASHLPEAEAKAMNAMWNHHKIDRDVKQIICDRIKAVLSQKTLTLPLQQDWSQYNKTKPASVGIQPMSGHVGVSPPQNIEPEDETKDSPVTPENSPVPIAQWNYLPIPEDEPECHDESYAQSEVSPDRLKLIGARVRGKMHKHNGTNCDDWFEFAVSGHCTIIAVADGAGSKKFSRIGAKVSCQTAVKYLSEKLRFLKIPSKGNKEELIAALDRNEQWVFPEQGIDYIQQKLHKAMELAHQAVAKKADECKEQTSYFISLNKGYAVEAGRRPEIKDFACTLLLAVHTTVQVAETEYNLVLSCQVGDGTIAAISAEGTASVLSKPDSGEYAGQTEFITSKSAIDPEILTSKVSVFAGRLKTLMVMTDGVADDYFPSNPGMLELYGNLALNRILPLPQPNDEEIERELSETELISRGKVREVLEKFHLPEQVMTANGSAEINISDLSHYAQVLGRSSSEVTNNSTLLWTGANVIPIDDNYQNQSRAERLETWLNFYYRRGSFDDRTLVILYRDNTE; from the coding sequence GTGCCACAGTTAGACGAAAACTTAGAAAAACTCGTGCAAGCCGTTTGTTGGAAACTCTATTTGGAAGAAAATCATGAGGACTTGCAAGAAACATGGGATAGAGCGCTGAAAGGCGATCGCGATCGCCTCCATAAAGTCATCGAGCAATTATCTTATGTATTTGCCGAATTTCTCAAATATAAATTCAATCTTGCCAGCCATCTTCCAGAAGCGGAAGCCAAAGCGATGAATGCAATGTGGAATCACCATAAGATCGATCGCGACGTGAAACAGATTATTTGCGATCGCATCAAAGCTGTCTTATCTCAAAAAACATTAACCCTTCCACTCCAGCAAGATTGGTCGCAGTATAATAAGACCAAACCAGCCTCAGTTGGCATCCAACCCATGAGCGGTCATGTCGGAGTTTCTCCACCTCAGAATATAGAACCCGAAGACGAGACCAAAGATTCTCCTGTTACCCCTGAAAACTCTCCGGTTCCTATTGCTCAGTGGAACTATCTTCCCATTCCAGAAGACGAACCCGAGTGCCACGATGAATCCTATGCTCAATCGGAAGTATCTCCAGACCGACTAAAACTAATTGGCGCGAGAGTGCGCGGTAAAATGCACAAGCATAATGGCACAAACTGCGATGATTGGTTTGAGTTTGCGGTCAGCGGACATTGTACGATTATTGCGGTTGCAGATGGAGCCGGATCGAAAAAGTTTTCTCGGATTGGTGCTAAAGTTTCTTGTCAAACAGCAGTCAAATATTTGTCGGAAAAACTGCGATTTTTAAAAATACCATCCAAGGGGAATAAAGAAGAATTAATTGCCGCTCTAGATCGGAACGAGCAGTGGGTTTTTCCCGAACAAGGAATAGACTACATTCAACAGAAATTGCACAAAGCCATGGAGTTAGCTCATCAGGCAGTTGCAAAAAAAGCCGATGAGTGCAAAGAACAAACCTCTTACTTTATTTCCTTGAATAAAGGCTATGCAGTTGAAGCAGGGAGAAGACCGGAAATTAAAGATTTTGCTTGCACCTTACTTCTTGCCGTTCATACCACCGTACAAGTGGCCGAAACGGAATACAATTTAGTCCTCAGTTGTCAAGTTGGAGATGGCACGATCGCCGCAATTTCCGCAGAAGGAACTGCGAGCGTATTAAGCAAACCCGATAGTGGAGAATATGCCGGTCAAACCGAGTTCATTACCTCGAAAAGTGCGATCGATCCAGAAATTTTAACTAGCAAAGTTTCGGTATTTGCCGGTCGTTTAAAAACACTGATGGTGATGACGGATGGAGTTGCCGACGATTACTTTCCGAGCAATCCCGGTATGCTAGAACTCTATGGAAATCTAGCGCTCAATCGTATCCTTCCGCTTCCTCAACCCAATGACGAAGAAATCGAACGAGAATTATCCGAAACCGAGCTAATATCTCGAGGAAAAGTGCGAGAAGTTCTGGAAAAATTTCATTTACCCGAACAAGTCATGACCGCCAATGGGAGCGCTGAAATAAATATTAGCGACTTGAGCCATTACGCGCAAGTATTAGGACGTTCTTCATCAGAGGTTACGAATAATTCAACGCTGCTGTGGACGGGAGCAAATGTTATTCCTATTGACGATAACTACCAGAACCAATCTCGCGCAGAAAGATTAGAAACCTGGCTCAACTTTTACTATCGTAGGGGTTCCTTTGACGATCGCACTCTAGTTATCCTATATCGAGACAACACAGAATAA
- a CDS encoding protein kinase domain-containing protein: MATATLADGSSLEYIPDLIGEGAMKEVYFTADKSSVICFYKDPNAGSDPDRHKRLDYILTQYNPTLDPDTGDYFQQLFCWLTAIVVQPRLGIVTPAYPANYFFSSGNFTGKEKESTWFVSSKLRSILPEDERGLWINYFQICLRLTRAIRRMHSAGLAHSDLSNKNVLIDPKQGQCLVIDIDSLVVPDLFPPDVLGTRGYIAPDVLSTLHLPLDNPNRKHPCVATDQHALAVLLYQYLTSRHPLQGPKTYPAASGEEQERLEMGKKALFIEHPTDTSNQPKDLQFSSYRLLGSDLSKLFQRAFIQGLHSPNERPTAREWEKALVKTWDLFYPCANNFCSSHWFILHDRDRVECPFCGSKPKGTIPILRLRKQSRPGQWTLDGKLVVYHNLYLFQWHAFDNIFPGETADKTPQAYFVFFQDKWLLINQNLTSLTSPAGHPVAPSPELGKPGQAIELKEGITFQLSQEPHGRMVEVEMLKLS; encoded by the coding sequence ATGGCAACCGCAACCCTAGCTGATGGCAGCAGCCTTGAATATATCCCCGATCTTATCGGCGAAGGCGCAATGAAGGAAGTCTACTTTACCGCCGATAAATCTTCCGTCATTTGCTTTTATAAAGACCCCAACGCCGGTTCTGACCCAGATCGCCACAAACGTCTAGACTATATTCTGACTCAGTATAATCCAACTCTCGATCCAGACACCGGGGACTATTTTCAACAACTCTTTTGCTGGCTAACCGCGATCGTCGTCCAACCCAGATTAGGAATAGTTACTCCTGCTTATCCAGCCAATTATTTCTTTAGCAGCGGTAACTTTACCGGAAAAGAAAAAGAAAGTACCTGGTTTGTCAGTTCTAAACTTCGCAGTATCCTTCCCGAAGACGAACGAGGTTTATGGATTAACTATTTCCAAATTTGTTTGCGCCTGACTCGCGCTATTCGCCGAATGCATAGCGCCGGATTAGCACATTCCGATCTCTCCAATAAAAACGTATTAATCGATCCAAAACAAGGTCAATGTTTAGTCATCGATATCGACTCTTTAGTCGTTCCCGATCTCTTCCCTCCCGATGTCTTAGGAACCCGAGGATATATCGCGCCAGATGTTCTCTCAACCCTCCATCTTCCCCTCGATAATCCTAACCGCAAACATCCTTGTGTCGCCACCGACCAACATGCGCTTGCCGTCTTACTCTACCAATATCTCACGAGCAGACATCCCCTACAAGGACCGAAGACTTATCCTGCTGCTTCTGGGGAAGAACAAGAACGGTTAGAAATGGGAAAAAAAGCACTCTTTATCGAACATCCTACCGATACTTCTAACCAGCCAAAAGACTTGCAGTTTTCTTCGTACAGGTTGCTCGGTTCTGACCTGAGTAAGTTATTCCAAAGAGCCTTTATTCAAGGATTACATTCTCCCAACGAACGACCGACAGCGCGAGAATGGGAAAAAGCCTTAGTCAAAACTTGGGATTTATTCTATCCTTGCGCCAATAACTTTTGCTCCAGTCATTGGTTTATTCTGCACGATCGCGATCGCGTAGAATGTCCGTTCTGCGGCTCTAAACCCAAGGGAACTATTCCCATTTTACGCCTGCGCAAACAAAGTCGTCCCGGACAATGGACGCTTGATGGTAAGTTAGTTGTCTACCATAATCTGTATCTCTTTCAATGGCACGCCTTCGATAATATTTTCCCCGGCGAAACTGCAGACAAAACCCCGCAAGCGTATTTCGTTTTTTTTCAAGATAAATGGTTGCTGATTAACCAGAATCTGACGTCGTTAACCTCTCCCGCAGGTCATCCCGTCGCTCCCAGTCCCGAACTGGGAAAACCCGGACAAGCGATCGAACTTAAAGAAGGAATAACCTTCCAACTCTCGCAAGAGCCTCATGGTAGAATGGTGGAAGTCGAGATGCTGAAGTTATCCTAA
- the rpsN gene encoding 30S ribosomal protein S14 — protein sequence MAKKGTIEREKKRQRLVQKYAQKRQDLLEQFRKAEDFGEKFELHRQIQQLPRNSAPSRLRNRCWATGRPRGYYRDFGLSRHVIREMAHEGLLPGVVKSSW from the coding sequence ATGGCTAAGAAGGGTACAATCGAGCGAGAGAAGAAGCGCCAGCGTCTCGTCCAAAAATATGCTCAGAAGCGCCAAGACTTGCTCGAGCAATTCCGGAAAGCGGAAGATTTCGGAGAGAAATTTGAACTCCACCGCCAAATCCAACAGCTTCCGCGCAACAGCGCTCCCAGTCGCCTGCGCAACCGTTGCTGGGCAACCGGCCGTCCCAGAGGATACTACCGCGACTTTGGCTTATCTCGCCACGTCATCCGCGAAATGGCCCACGAAGGTCTACTGCCTGGAGTGGTTAAATCCAGTTGGTAG
- the aat gene encoding leucyl/phenylalanyl-tRNA--protein transferase, with product MEYDIPLIIEGYRKGLFLMADDDDDEDGLSSLGWYSSTARTLIPLDERFRYPKSLKRVLNQNRFSPAINRDFAGVVEGCADRQSTWISRELKQIYLALHRAGWAHSFETWQNDTLAGGILGIAIGGIFIGESMFFRIPDGSKVAMVKLVEHLRDRNFLLFDAQMMNPHLARFGAYDIGNDEYQHLLHKALHQPCSFI from the coding sequence ATGGAGTATGATATCCCCCTCATTATCGAAGGGTATCGTAAAGGCTTATTTCTCATGGCCGACGACGATGATGATGAAGACGGATTGTCGAGCCTGGGATGGTATTCCAGCACAGCTCGCACTCTCATTCCCCTAGACGAGCGATTTCGCTATCCTAAATCGTTAAAACGAGTTTTGAATCAAAATCGGTTTTCGCCAGCCATCAACCGCGATTTTGCCGGGGTAGTCGAAGGTTGTGCCGATCGCCAAAGCACCTGGATTTCTCGCGAACTAAAACAGATCTACTTGGCTCTGCACCGTGCCGGCTGGGCCCATAGCTTCGAGACCTGGCAAAATGATACCCTAGCAGGCGGGATCTTGGGCATTGCCATCGGCGGGATATTTATCGGCGAATCCATGTTCTTTCGCATTCCCGACGGCTCAAAAGTCGCCATGGTGAAACTCGTCGAACACTTGCGCGATCGCAATTTCCTGCTCTTCGACGCCCAAATGATGAATCCCCACCTAGCTCGCTTTGGAGCCTACGATATCGGTAACGATGAGTATCAGCACTTACTGCACAAAGCACTCCATCAACCTTGTTCCTTCATTTAG
- a CDS encoding cell division protein FtsX: MMKLRYLWSEVLLGLRRGGWMNWAAIATVTVLLFLFGLSWQVAWQLEGVVNQFGNQLQATVYLQPDRSAAPLLGTVRDLPGVVAVKAVSKQEAWMELVQELGLNSVELATEILPSNPLVDELRVRADSVESLRGLIPQLEGLPGVDEAIYGETALALLSEMNQGLRMLSLGIVMVLMLSAIAVMTTTIELIVASRRREIEIMHLVGASSLSVQLPFLMQGTILGAIGAAIAWAMVEGVLRSALKLLGDGLTFLPSADWGLYTNAATLFFLLLTFGLLVGSLGGWLGLRRVGCR, translated from the coding sequence ATGATGAAGTTGCGCTATTTGTGGAGTGAGGTTTTGTTGGGGTTGCGGCGCGGGGGATGGATGAATTGGGCCGCGATCGCTACGGTAACGGTATTGTTATTTTTGTTTGGGTTAAGTTGGCAGGTGGCTTGGCAGTTGGAAGGAGTTGTCAATCAGTTTGGCAATCAGTTACAAGCTACGGTTTATTTACAGCCGGATCGTTCGGCTGCTCCGTTGTTAGGAACAGTTCGGGATCTGCCGGGGGTGGTTGCGGTGAAAGCGGTGTCTAAGCAAGAGGCTTGGATGGAGTTAGTGCAGGAGTTGGGTCTTAATTCTGTAGAATTAGCCACCGAGATTTTACCGAGCAATCCTTTGGTGGATGAGTTGCGGGTGCGGGCAGATTCAGTGGAGAGTTTGCGCGGGTTGATTCCGCAGTTGGAGGGACTTCCGGGAGTGGATGAGGCCATCTATGGCGAAACGGCTTTGGCATTGCTATCGGAGATGAATCAGGGGTTGCGGATGCTGAGTCTGGGAATTGTGATGGTGTTGATGTTGAGCGCGATCGCAGTGATGACGACAACGATTGAGTTGATTGTGGCATCTCGCCGCCGAGAAATCGAGATTATGCATTTAGTCGGGGCGAGTTCTTTGTCCGTACAATTACCGTTTTTGATGCAGGGAACAATACTGGGCGCGATTGGTGCGGCGATCGCTTGGGCGATGGTTGAGGGCGTTTTGCGATCGGCGCTCAAGTTATTGGGCGATGGCTTAACGTTTTTGCCGTCTGCGGATTGGGGACTGTATACGAATGCTGCTACTTTATTTTTTTTATTACTGACGTTTGGTCTATTGGTGGGAAGTTTGGGTGGATGGTTGGGGTTGCGCCGCGTTGGTTGTCGGTAA
- a CDS encoding beta strand repeat-containing protein, which translates to MSTIPIFGTSGADNLFGSLGPDSILAFQGNDFVSALTGNDSVRGGMDNDSLRGGMGNDTLLGDLGNDTVSGDIGNDSVRGGSGDDSLLGNQNNDLLFGDMGNDTLHGGMNDDTLYGGQGADSLLGELGNDTLFGDLGPDTLTGGASRDIFVLANSNLAGQLPTTGGPQKVDADIITDFSDGLDLIGLQGGLQFSQLSFFADTIVYGNGTSVSGTMIQDQATGNFLALLQGINPAQLTTDDFTLDLVNPITGGTPTPTPTPTPTPTPTPTPTPVASTITLELTDGVAAEPGANPATQNNTATFTVTRTGGSTAAALTVNYTIAGTAINGTDYQAITNSVTIPAGQTQATITITPTDDFIQENNEDISITLQNSGFYIVGTTDTLTATIYDNDLVYVAPAYATDGDTVEGGRAVVGLNAFDTLSEGVTLLGLNSGQEASPAQVIVRAGTYAELVDIGRPITVTGDTGAIIGGGTASGIEITNNAGLGATVIQGLTFNNTISGNGLGAIVIDPDGIGSGINTTIQNNTFQNIASGSAIFEVFNTNAPGGGMATDNLTISGNTFNNITAANQDAIRIQGASNVNITNNTIDSVTGAGGRAINVAGLFGGTVNGTATSNSITGNTISNINEDAIQIENGLAGAATGGFVTGNLTISNNTITNANTSGAAAHGGILFDGSTGSTGGVGFGTGIVVSGNTVSTSNVAALIIDSDSSGLANINVGTAGTGGNNAFVGVAAGQSIVNNTGETLIAIGNFSDLARTTALVGTDVTGTVTLA; encoded by the coding sequence ATGTCAACAATTCCGATTTTTGGAACCTCTGGTGCAGACAACCTATTCGGTAGTCTAGGTCCCGATAGCATCCTTGCCTTCCAAGGCAATGATTTTGTCTCTGCTCTAACCGGTAATGATAGCGTCAGAGGAGGAATGGACAATGATAGCCTCAGAGGAGGGATGGGTAATGACACTCTCTTGGGCGACCTAGGCAACGACACGGTTAGCGGCGACATCGGCAACGACAGCGTTCGTGGAGGCTCCGGTGACGACTCCCTACTTGGCAATCAAAACAACGACCTTCTCTTCGGAGATATGGGTAACGACACCCTCCATGGAGGAATGAACGATGATACTCTCTATGGCGGACAAGGCGCAGACTCTCTCCTAGGCGAGTTAGGAAACGATACATTATTCGGCGACCTCGGGCCGGATACCCTCACCGGAGGTGCCAGTCGCGATATCTTTGTCCTTGCCAATAGCAACCTAGCCGGCCAACTGCCAACCACAGGAGGACCGCAGAAAGTTGATGCTGACATTATCACAGACTTCAGCGATGGCTTAGACTTAATCGGACTGCAAGGAGGATTGCAATTTAGTCAACTGTCCTTCTTTGCCGACACCATTGTCTACGGCAACGGAACATCGGTGTCTGGAACCATGATTCAAGACCAAGCCACCGGTAACTTCCTGGCATTGCTCCAAGGCATTAATCCCGCTCAACTCACCACAGATGACTTTACCCTAGATCTGGTGAACCCCATCACCGGAGGAACCCCAACCCCAACTCCAACTCCCACGCCAACGCCAACGCCAACCCCCACTCCCACACCAGTTGCCTCGACCATTACCCTAGAGTTAACCGATGGAGTGGCAGCCGAACCGGGAGCGAATCCGGCGACACAAAATAATACGGCGACATTCACAGTTACGCGAACTGGAGGCAGTACCGCAGCAGCACTGACAGTTAACTATACGATCGCTGGAACTGCAATCAATGGTACTGACTACCAAGCCATTACCAATAGCGTGACCATTCCTGCCGGGCAAACCCAAGCGACAATTACCATTACCCCTACCGATGATTTCATCCAGGAGAACAACGAAGATATCTCCATCACTCTACAGAACAGCGGCTTCTACATCGTGGGTACGACCGATACCCTGACCGCCACTATCTACGACAACGATCTAGTTTATGTTGCCCCAGCTTACGCCACTGATGGAGATACAGTAGAAGGTGGTCGAGCTGTTGTCGGTCTCAATGCCTTCGATACCTTGTCCGAGGGCGTTACCCTGCTCGGTCTTAACTCCGGACAAGAGGCTAGTCCTGCCCAAGTCATCGTCCGCGCTGGAACCTATGCAGAATTAGTTGATATTGGTAGACCAATAACTGTGACTGGCGATACTGGAGCCATCATTGGAGGAGGAACGGCTTCCGGAATCGAGATTACAAACAATGCTGGTTTGGGGGCGACAGTTATCCAAGGACTGACCTTTAATAATACCATCAGCGGAAATGGACTCGGCGCCATTGTTATCGATCCAGATGGAATAGGTTCGGGAATTAATACCACCATTCAGAATAATACCTTCCAAAATATTGCTTCTGGTAGTGCTATTTTTGAAGTCTTTAACACCAATGCACCTGGTGGTGGTATGGCAACCGATAACTTGACGATCTCTGGCAACACCTTTAACAATATTACTGCTGCCAACCAAGATGCGATTCGGATTCAGGGTGCGAGTAATGTCAACATCACCAATAATACGATCGATAGCGTGACGGGTGCTGGCGGTCGCGCTATTAATGTTGCGGGTCTGTTTGGCGGTACGGTGAACGGAACGGCAACGAGTAACTCGATTACGGGTAATACGATTAGCAACATCAATGAAGATGCCATTCAAATTGAAAATGGTTTGGCAGGAGCAGCAACAGGTGGTTTTGTTACTGGTAACTTGACTATTTCTAACAATACGATTACCAATGCTAATACCAGTGGTGCTGCCGCCCATGGAGGTATCTTATTCGATGGCTCGACTGGTTCTACCGGAGGTGTTGGCTTTGGTACGGGAATTGTGGTTTCCGGTAATACGGTGAGTACCTCCAATGTTGCCGCCTTGATTATTGACAGCGACAGTTCTGGGTTAGCCAACATCAATGTCGGTACAGCTGGAACGGGTGGTAACAATGCTTTCGTTGGCGTTGCTGCAGGACAGTCTATTGTGAACAACACGGGAGAAACCCTAATTGCGATCGGAAACTTCAGCGACCTCGCTAGAACGACTGCACTAGTGGGAACTGATGTCACTGGTACAGTAACACTCGCCTAA
- a CDS encoding type II toxin-antitoxin system ParD family antitoxin, whose product MNIVLTPDQQKFIESQIDKGRYGNSQEIVDRALQLLEIQEREYEQWVDETRQKVMRGIEQLEKGEKVDGEIVVARLQDKLN is encoded by the coding sequence ATGAATATTGTCTTAACTCCAGACCAACAAAAATTTATTGAATCTCAGATCGATAAAGGGAGATATGGCAATAGCCAAGAGATTGTCGATCGCGCTTTGCAACTCTTGGAAATACAAGAACGAGAGTACGAACAATGGGTGGACGAAACTCGACAGAAAGTCATGCGTGGAATCGAGCAACTGGAAAAGGGCGAAAAAGTTGATGGAGAAATTGTCGTTGCGCGGTTGCAAGATAAGCTAAATTAA
- the sixA gene encoding phosphohistidine phosphatase SixA — translation MMMTKVYLIRHGIAANREDYVEDDTQRPLTTEGVQKTGKIARRLRELGLQFDLILSSPLVRARQTAEVLQAAGLSQQVELSPHLAPEGMLLDWWNDRRNWRDYASLALVGHEPNLGHWTESLVWGEVRSRLVVKKASIMGVSLPESGSAIGRSELFLLAPPRFLL, via the coding sequence ATGATGATGACCAAGGTGTATTTGATTCGGCATGGGATTGCGGCCAATCGCGAGGATTATGTTGAGGACGATACTCAGCGTCCGCTGACAACAGAAGGGGTACAGAAAACGGGGAAAATTGCCCGGCGTTTGCGGGAATTGGGCCTGCAATTTGACTTAATTTTGAGCAGTCCTTTGGTTCGCGCTCGGCAAACGGCTGAGGTGTTACAAGCAGCAGGCCTTTCTCAACAAGTGGAGCTGTCGCCTCACCTCGCACCTGAGGGAATGCTGTTGGATTGGTGGAACGATCGCAGAAACTGGCGAGATTATGCAAGTTTAGCTTTAGTCGGCCACGAACCGAATCTGGGTCATTGGACGGAATCTTTAGTTTGGGGAGAGGTGCGATCGCGCTTAGTCGTCAAGAAAGCGAGTATTATGGGCGTTAGCTTGCCAGAATCGGGGTCTGCGATCGGACGCAGCGAGTTATTTTTACTGGCGCCTCCTCGCTTTTTGTTGTAA